From Actinosynnema mirum DSM 43827, a single genomic window includes:
- a CDS encoding LacI family DNA-binding transcriptional regulator gives MSANRRTPLEPGVRRRVSMADVAALAGVSAQTVSRVANGHASVVGSTREQVLTAMRELGYRPNSAARALKYGEFRTIGVILFTLATVGNSRTLEAIVAHSAAEGYAITLIPVAVPTQDGVLGAFTRLDELAVDAVIVIMEVHLLDAATVTLPPGVQVIVVDSNGGDRYNVVDTDQAHGARLATRHLVDLGHRTVWHVAGPEESFAAERRAQTWRETLEEAGLPVPPLRRGDWSADSGYRIGLELAEEPGCTAVFAANDQMALGLLRAFHAKGKVVPRDVSIVGFDDLPDATSYIPPLTTVHQDFTEVGRRCVERVLRQVRHEPQEVGTSLVPTWLVHRESTAPPPA, from the coding sequence GTGAGTGCGAACCGCAGGACCCCGCTGGAGCCGGGAGTGCGCCGCCGCGTCTCCATGGCCGACGTCGCCGCGCTCGCGGGGGTGTCCGCGCAGACCGTCTCCCGCGTCGCGAACGGCCACGCGAGCGTCGTCGGCAGCACCCGCGAGCAGGTCCTCACCGCCATGCGGGAACTGGGCTACCGCCCCAACAGCGCCGCGCGGGCGCTGAAGTACGGCGAGTTCCGCACCATCGGCGTCATCCTGTTCACCCTAGCCACGGTCGGCAACAGCCGCACCCTGGAGGCGATCGTCGCGCACTCGGCCGCCGAGGGCTACGCGATCACGCTCATCCCGGTCGCGGTGCCCACCCAGGACGGCGTGCTGGGCGCGTTCACCAGGCTCGACGAGCTGGCCGTCGACGCGGTCATCGTGATCATGGAAGTGCACCTGCTCGACGCCGCGACCGTGACCCTGCCGCCCGGTGTGCAGGTGATCGTCGTGGACTCGAACGGCGGCGACCGCTACAACGTGGTCGACACCGACCAGGCGCACGGCGCCAGACTGGCCACCAGGCACCTGGTCGACCTGGGCCACCGCACCGTCTGGCACGTCGCGGGCCCCGAGGAGTCCTTCGCGGCGGAGCGCCGGGCGCAGACGTGGCGCGAGACCCTGGAGGAGGCGGGTCTTCCGGTGCCGCCGCTGCGCAGGGGCGACTGGTCGGCGGACTCCGGCTACCGGATCGGCCTGGAGCTGGCCGAGGAACCGGGCTGCACGGCGGTGTTCGCGGCGAACGACCAGATGGCCCTGGGCCTGCTGCGGGCGTTCCACGCCAAGGGCAAGGTGGTGCCGCGCGACGTGAGCATCGTCGGCTTCGACGACCTCCCCGACGCGACCTCCTACATCCCGCCGCTGACCACGGTGCACCAGGACTTCACCGAGGTGGGGCGGCGCTGCGTGGAACGGGTCCTGCGCCAGGTCAGGCACGAGCCGCAGGAGGTCGGCACGAGCCTGGTGCCGACCTGGCTGGTGCACCGCGAGAGCACGGCGCCGCCACCCGCCTGA
- a CDS encoding RNA polymerase sigma factor, translating into MVDGAEPGAGPPDSARAEPESDAELWRRAAHGPAGPARAAFTALFERHAEAVWNHAHRLTASWTAADDLLSQVFLAAWRSRAKVVLTRDSALPWLYTVTANLVRTEHRSGSRLRQVLRLVGPPAPQHDHAERVADADAAEDRLRRVVAAVDRLPRSEREIARLCLLGGVGTADAAQLLRITEASVRSRVARARARLRDLTEEDDRG; encoded by the coding sequence GTGGTGGACGGCGCGGAACCCGGCGCGGGACCACCCGACAGCGCGCGAGCGGAACCGGAGAGCGACGCCGAGCTGTGGCGGCGCGCCGCGCACGGCCCGGCCGGACCCGCGCGCGCCGCGTTCACGGCGCTGTTCGAGCGGCACGCCGAGGCCGTGTGGAACCACGCGCACCGGCTCACCGCCTCGTGGACGGCGGCCGACGACCTGCTCTCGCAGGTCTTCCTCGCCGCCTGGCGCTCGCGCGCCAAGGTGGTGCTGACCCGCGACTCCGCGCTGCCCTGGCTGTACACCGTGACCGCGAACCTGGTGCGCACCGAGCACCGCTCCGGCTCGCGGCTGCGCCAGGTGCTGCGCCTGGTGGGACCGCCCGCGCCGCAGCACGACCACGCCGAGCGGGTCGCCGACGCGGACGCCGCCGAGGACCGGCTGCGCCGGGTGGTGGCCGCGGTCGACCGGCTGCCCCGCTCCGAGCGCGAGATCGCCCGGCTGTGCCTGCTCGGCGGGGTGGGCACGGCCGACGCCGCGCAGCTGCTGCGCATCACCGAGGCGAGCGTGCGCTCCCGCGTCGCCCGCGCCCGCGCCCGTCTGCGCGACCTGACCGAGGAGGACGACCGTGGCTGA
- a CDS encoding glycoside hydrolase family 35 protein, protein MAEFIIGEHDFLLDGRPHRVLAGALHYFRVHPDLWADRIEKARLMGLNTIETYTPWNLHEPVEGAYDFTGMLDLERFLRLVADAGMHAIVRPGPYICAEWDNGGLPAWLYRDPEVGVRRSEPRYLGAVSAYLRRVYDVVTPLQIDRGGPVVLVQIENEYGAYGSDKFYLRHLVDLTRECGITVPLTTVDQPTDEMLSQGSLDCLHRTGSFGSRATERLATLRRHQPTGPLMCSEFWNGWFDHWGDRHHTTSAEDSAAELDALLAAGASVNIYMFHGGTNFGLTSGANDKGVYQPTITSYDYDAPLDEAGNPTAKYHAFREVIARYAPVPGEAPPPAKPAPEFSVELDAGAYALKAPESWGTWERHEALPELDELESMPRMALYRTTVDSDVPATLVLGEVRDRVSVFLDGQPVGTLLRQNHERALGLDKASGELVLLVEDMGRVNYGPRLGEAKGVIGGATLNGKPLTGWDVLPIELGTPPDAAPTPDGGAGPVLRRARFDLDGPADLFLDTLDWGKGIAWVNGFCLGRYWSLGPQRTLYVPAPVLRAGANELAVLETATAATTVAHFRSGPELGHTEA, encoded by the coding sequence ATGGCTGAGTTCATCATCGGCGAGCACGACTTCCTGCTCGACGGCCGGCCGCACCGCGTCCTCGCGGGCGCCCTGCACTACTTCCGCGTCCACCCCGACCTGTGGGCCGACCGGATCGAGAAGGCCCGCCTCATGGGCCTGAACACCATCGAGACCTACACGCCGTGGAACCTCCACGAGCCGGTCGAGGGCGCCTACGACTTCACCGGGATGCTCGACCTGGAGCGCTTCCTGCGCCTGGTCGCCGACGCCGGGATGCACGCGATCGTCCGCCCCGGCCCGTACATCTGCGCCGAGTGGGACAACGGCGGCCTGCCCGCGTGGCTCTACCGCGACCCCGAGGTCGGCGTGCGCCGCAGCGAGCCCCGCTACCTGGGCGCCGTCAGCGCGTACCTGCGCCGCGTCTACGACGTGGTCACGCCGCTGCAGATCGACCGCGGCGGCCCGGTCGTGCTGGTGCAGATCGAGAACGAGTACGGCGCCTACGGCTCCGACAAGTTCTACCTGCGCCACCTGGTCGACCTGACCCGCGAGTGCGGCATCACCGTGCCGCTGACGACCGTGGACCAGCCGACCGACGAGATGCTGTCGCAGGGCAGCCTGGACTGCCTGCACCGCACCGGTTCCTTCGGCTCGCGCGCCACCGAGCGCCTGGCCACGCTGCGCCGCCACCAGCCCACCGGGCCGCTGATGTGCTCGGAGTTCTGGAACGGCTGGTTCGACCACTGGGGCGACCGGCACCACACCACCTCCGCCGAGGACAGCGCCGCCGAGCTGGACGCGCTGCTCGCGGCGGGCGCGTCGGTGAACATCTACATGTTCCACGGCGGCACCAACTTCGGCCTCACCAGCGGCGCCAACGACAAGGGCGTCTACCAGCCGACGATCACCTCGTACGACTACGACGCCCCGCTCGACGAGGCGGGCAACCCGACGGCCAAGTACCACGCGTTCCGCGAGGTCATCGCCCGCTACGCGCCCGTCCCCGGCGAGGCGCCGCCGCCCGCGAAGCCCGCGCCGGAGTTCAGCGTCGAGCTGGACGCGGGCGCGTACGCCCTCAAGGCCCCCGAGTCGTGGGGGACCTGGGAGCGGCACGAGGCGCTGCCCGAGCTGGACGAGCTGGAGTCCATGCCCCGCATGGCCCTCTACCGGACCACCGTGGACAGCGACGTGCCCGCGACGCTGGTGCTGGGCGAGGTCCGCGACCGCGTGTCGGTGTTCCTGGACGGCCAGCCGGTCGGGACCCTGCTGCGGCAGAACCACGAGCGCGCCCTCGGCCTGGACAAGGCCAGCGGCGAGCTGGTCCTGCTGGTCGAGGACATGGGCCGGGTCAACTACGGCCCGCGCCTGGGCGAGGCCAAGGGCGTCATCGGCGGCGCGACCCTGAACGGGAAGCCGTTGACCGGCTGGGACGTCCTGCCGATCGAGCTGGGCACCCCGCCCGACGCGGCCCCCACGCCGGACGGCGGCGCGGGCCCGGTGCTGCGGCGCGCGCGGTTCGACCTGGACGGGCCCGCGGACCTGTTCCTCGACACCCTGGACTGGGGCAAGGGGATCGCCTGGGTCAACGGCTTCTGCCTCGGCCGCTACTGGTCCCTGGGGCCGCAGCGCACGCTGTACGTGCCCGCTCCGGTGCTCCGCGCGGGCGCCAACGAGCTGGCGGTGCTGGAGACGGCCACCGCCGCGACCACCGTCGCGCACTTCAGGTCGGGCCCCGAACTGGGCCACACGGAGGCGTGA